The Verrucomicrobium spinosum DSM 4136 = JCM 18804 genome includes a region encoding these proteins:
- a CDS encoding vWA domain-containing protein: MKLPFFASACATLFGVLTGVLPSAAGAVPPTPAMDLSVELAHPQILAGRKMTTYLKVGLTGQELEASAKRAPVNVTIVIDKSGSMGGDKMVHAREAAKQALDRLGAGDMVSVVAYDDAVSLISPATDLTDRDRVKAAIDRIQAGGSTALFSGISKGAEELRRNKRPNQVNRVVLLSDGMANVGPSSPQDLGRLGASLAKEGITVTTLGLGLGYNEDLMTELALRSDGNHAFIENSQNLAGIFQTEFGDILSVVAQRIRVRVQCAEGVRPVRVLGREADIHGQDVELEMNQIYARQHKYLLLEVEIPEGVADTDAPVATAEVISVNALTGIENRSLTRSVARRVNDPALIANTVNKAVLVEVARAISTEKEALAVKLSDEGRHEEATKAYNAACSWSLSEAKRLASPELEKLGLSQQERLQMFNAGGASANAARKMSKSEDLYNRTQNTLSSKPEVKK; encoded by the coding sequence ATGAAACTACCTTTCTTTGCTTCGGCATGTGCGACCCTTTTCGGCGTGCTTACTGGTGTGTTGCCATCGGCCGCCGGTGCGGTGCCACCGACTCCGGCCATGGATCTCTCCGTGGAGCTGGCGCACCCGCAGATTCTTGCGGGGCGCAAAATGACCACCTACCTGAAGGTGGGCCTGACGGGGCAGGAGCTGGAGGCCTCGGCCAAAAGGGCACCGGTGAATGTGACCATCGTGATCGACAAGTCGGGGTCCATGGGCGGTGACAAGATGGTCCACGCTCGCGAGGCCGCGAAGCAAGCGCTCGACCGGCTCGGAGCCGGGGACATGGTCTCCGTGGTCGCCTATGACGACGCCGTCTCCCTCATCTCTCCGGCCACGGATCTGACGGATCGTGATCGTGTGAAGGCGGCGATTGACCGCATTCAGGCCGGGGGCTCGACTGCCTTGTTTTCTGGCATCAGCAAAGGGGCCGAAGAACTCCGGCGCAACAAGCGGCCCAATCAGGTGAACCGCGTGGTCCTGCTCTCAGATGGCATGGCCAATGTGGGACCCTCCTCACCCCAGGATCTTGGTCGACTGGGTGCATCTCTGGCCAAGGAGGGCATCACCGTCACCACGTTGGGGCTGGGGCTGGGCTACAATGAGGACCTGATGACCGAGCTGGCCCTGCGCAGCGATGGCAACCATGCCTTCATTGAGAACAGTCAGAATCTCGCGGGCATCTTCCAGACGGAGTTCGGTGACATTCTCTCCGTCGTGGCGCAGCGGATCCGGGTGCGCGTGCAGTGTGCGGAGGGCGTGCGCCCCGTGCGCGTGCTGGGCCGCGAGGCTGACATCCATGGCCAGGACGTGGAACTGGAGATGAACCAGATCTACGCCCGGCAGCACAAGTACCTCCTCCTGGAGGTGGAGATTCCCGAGGGTGTGGCGGATACCGATGCCCCTGTGGCCACCGCGGAGGTGATCTCGGTGAATGCACTCACGGGTATCGAGAATCGCAGCCTGACCCGTTCTGTAGCCCGCAGGGTGAATGATCCGGCTCTCATCGCCAACACGGTCAACAAAGCCGTGCTGGTCGAGGTGGCGCGCGCCATCTCGACGGAGAAGGAAGCGCTGGCGGTGAAGCTGAGCGACGAAGGGCGGCATGAAGAGGCGACCAAGGCCTACAATGCCGCCTGCTCCTGGTCGCTGAGCGAGGCCAAACGCCTGGCTTCGCCGGAACTGGAGAAGCTGGGGCTGAGCCAGCAGGAGCGGCTGCAGATGTTCAATGCCGGCGGAGCAAGCGCCAATGCGGCGAGAAAGATGTCAAAGTCTGAAGACCTGTACAACCGGACTCAGAACACCCTGTCGTCCAAGCCTGAGGTCAAAAAGTAG
- a CDS encoding response regulator transcription factor: MKILIAEDDSFTRAALCEVLSAEGFGVVPAADGREAWELFKSQRPDFVCLDVMMPHLDGYEVCRRIRRDDDTVPILFLTAKSEEIDAVLGLELGADDYMAKPFGVREILARIRAITRRTGLLRRTQGFEGEFSMGDLRIVPSELRAYRGDLEIGLSLRDLKVLRLLKRRCGRVVDRDEMADDVWGADYYPGSRALDQHISQLRKRIELDAAHPCIIRTVHGAGYRYEGP, from the coding sequence ATGAAAATCCTCATCGCAGAAGATGATTCCTTTACGCGGGCGGCCCTCTGTGAGGTGCTCTCGGCCGAGGGATTCGGAGTGGTGCCAGCGGCCGATGGCCGGGAGGCCTGGGAGCTCTTCAAGAGCCAGAGACCAGACTTCGTCTGCCTGGATGTGATGATGCCTCACCTGGATGGCTACGAGGTGTGCCGCCGTATCCGACGAGATGATGACACCGTGCCCATTCTCTTTCTCACCGCCAAGTCAGAGGAGATCGATGCGGTGCTGGGCCTCGAACTAGGGGCTGACGACTACATGGCCAAACCCTTTGGCGTACGTGAGATCCTGGCCCGCATCCGTGCCATCACCCGACGGACTGGCTTGCTCCGCCGGACTCAGGGATTCGAGGGAGAATTCAGCATGGGAGACCTGCGCATCGTTCCGTCGGAATTGCGGGCGTATCGGGGCGATCTGGAGATCGGCCTCAGCCTGCGGGACCTCAAGGTGCTGCGTCTGCTGAAACGGCGCTGTGGGCGGGTGGTGGACCGGGATGAAATGGCGGATGACGTTTGGGGGGCAGACTACTACCCCGGCAGTCGTGCTCTGGATCAGCACATCTCCCAACTGCGCAAGCGCATTGAGCTCGATGCCGCGCACCCCTGCATCATTCGCACCGTGCATGGGGCCGGCTACCGCTACGAGGGGCCCTGA
- the queC gene encoding 7-cyano-7-deazaguanine synthase QueC produces the protein MKTLVLLSGGMDSVTALYWAARETEVAGCVSFDYGSKHNAKEIPMAAWHAQQLGVRHDVIRLDFMDQLFASDLLKSGGDIPDGHYEEQSMKRTVVPFRNGIMLAIACGLAESQEAGGVVIAAHSGDHAIYPDCREPFMQSMASAMMCGTYAQVELLRPFIAQDKAGIAKLGTAYGVDFSHTWSCYKGGDIHCGTCGTCVERREAFQDAGVPDPTQYLDHGPLPARP, from the coding sequence ATGAAGACCCTCGTCCTCCTCAGCGGTGGCATGGATTCCGTGACGGCTCTGTATTGGGCCGCACGGGAGACCGAGGTCGCGGGTTGTGTGAGCTTTGACTACGGCTCCAAGCACAATGCGAAGGAGATCCCGATGGCGGCCTGGCATGCCCAGCAGCTGGGCGTGCGGCATGATGTCATCCGGCTGGACTTTATGGACCAGCTCTTTGCGTCAGATTTGCTGAAGAGCGGGGGAGACATCCCTGACGGCCACTACGAGGAGCAGAGCATGAAGCGCACGGTGGTGCCGTTTCGCAATGGCATCATGCTCGCCATCGCCTGCGGCCTCGCCGAGAGCCAGGAGGCGGGGGGCGTGGTGATTGCGGCTCACAGTGGTGATCATGCGATCTACCCGGACTGCCGCGAACCTTTCATGCAGAGCATGGCCTCTGCCATGATGTGTGGTACCTACGCGCAGGTGGAGTTGCTCCGCCCCTTCATCGCCCAAGACAAGGCCGGCATCGCCAAGCTTGGCACGGCCTATGGGGTCGATTTTTCCCACACTTGGTCCTGTTACAAAGGGGGCGACATTCACTGCGGCACCTGCGGCACCTGCGTGGAGCGTCGGGAGGCCTTTCAAGACGCGGGAGTGCCGGATCCCACGCAGTATCTGGACCACGGTCCGCTGCCTGCCAGGCCTTGA
- a CDS encoding sensor histidine kinase, with translation MRWRFTILFLLMVAVPLGLLAWLGYMMARQDAASVREAWVAGLSRRIDLVDAGLLQEMNRLGSDFDALLQGAGLDEASLRALPREQPLIRHAFLLDARSRLVFPRSSGEASGEVAAFLRRTAPVWESGVRFGPQVKEAPVTVANDQTLDLNASSSNRWATYVRNKEGRPLVKGDYNKEAPAPAESGWHVWFYGNGAQMLFWQQRNDGRVVGVEVEMAALLSLLVNRLGQAAASAPSDEFWRLVNADGAMVIHQWGSLPAGKPGAVPPAVRRACSAPLSMWHLEAYAGRRGVPRGNVLPVLMGAGAAGLALLGLAWMLYREGTREMREARRRVSFVNQVSHELKTPLTNIRLYAEMAQQQAEAAGEESVVRHLAVVEAETSRLGRLIHNVLTFARHQRDQLAVHPQRAVLDDLVSRALDLWRPGLEAKGFEVKIDLHAPEPFLFDPDAVEQILGNLLSNVEKYAGAGRWLRLATEAGPRMVRLVVEDHGPGVPKAKKDVIFQPFVRLRNDLAEGASGTGIGLAISRELAQLHGGGLTLDDAWSDGARFVITLPNKQS, from the coding sequence ATGCGCTGGAGATTCACGATTCTGTTTTTACTGATGGTGGCGGTTCCGTTGGGGCTGCTGGCCTGGCTGGGCTACATGATGGCGCGGCAGGATGCAGCGAGCGTTCGGGAGGCATGGGTGGCCGGGTTGAGCCGTCGCATCGATCTGGTGGACGCGGGGTTGTTGCAGGAGATGAACCGCCTCGGGAGTGACTTCGACGCGCTGTTGCAGGGGGCCGGGCTGGATGAGGCCTCGCTGCGAGCCCTGCCACGGGAACAGCCGCTCATCCGCCACGCCTTTCTGCTGGATGCCCGGTCGCGGTTGGTGTTTCCTCGATCCTCCGGCGAGGCTTCCGGGGAGGTGGCGGCCTTCCTGAGGCGGACGGCCCCGGTGTGGGAGTCAGGGGTGCGGTTTGGCCCCCAGGTCAAGGAGGCGCCTGTGACGGTGGCGAATGACCAGACGCTGGATCTGAATGCAAGCTCCAGCAACCGCTGGGCAACCTATGTCCGGAACAAGGAGGGCAGGCCGTTGGTGAAAGGAGATTACAACAAGGAGGCGCCTGCGCCGGCGGAGAGTGGCTGGCATGTCTGGTTCTACGGGAACGGGGCCCAGATGCTCTTCTGGCAGCAGCGCAATGACGGTCGAGTCGTGGGGGTGGAGGTGGAGATGGCCGCGCTGCTCTCTCTCCTGGTGAACCGGCTCGGTCAGGCCGCGGCCTCAGCGCCATCCGATGAATTCTGGCGGCTGGTCAATGCCGATGGGGCCATGGTGATTCACCAGTGGGGGAGTCTTCCCGCTGGCAAGCCAGGGGCTGTGCCACCTGCCGTGCGCCGGGCCTGCTCCGCGCCACTGAGCATGTGGCATCTGGAGGCTTACGCGGGGCGGCGCGGCGTGCCACGGGGGAATGTCCTGCCCGTGCTGATGGGGGCGGGGGCGGCTGGACTGGCCCTGCTGGGGCTCGCCTGGATGCTGTACCGGGAGGGGACCCGGGAAATGCGGGAGGCGCGTCGGCGGGTTTCGTTTGTGAATCAGGTTTCGCATGAATTGAAGACGCCGCTCACCAACATCCGCCTGTACGCCGAGATGGCCCAGCAGCAGGCCGAGGCGGCGGGAGAGGAATCGGTCGTGCGTCACCTCGCGGTGGTGGAGGCCGAGACCTCTCGACTCGGGAGGCTCATTCACAATGTGCTCACCTTTGCCCGCCACCAGAGGGACCAACTGGCAGTGCACCCGCAGCGGGCAGTGCTGGATGATCTCGTCTCCCGTGCGCTGGATCTCTGGCGGCCCGGTCTGGAGGCCAAGGGATTCGAGGTGAAAATAGACCTTCATGCTCCGGAGCCCTTTCTCTTTGATCCGGATGCGGTGGAGCAGATCCTGGGTAACCTGCTTTCCAACGTGGAGAAGTATGCCGGTGCCGGACGCTGGCTGAGGCTGGCGACCGAGGCCGGTCCCCGCATGGTGCGGCTCGTGGTGGAAGATCACGGCCCGGGCGTGCCCAAGGCGAAGAAAGACGTCATCTTCCAGCCCTTCGTCCGCCTGCGCAACGACCTCGCGGAAGGAGCGTCTGGCACGGGCATCGGCCTGGCCATCTCCCGGGAGCTGGCCCAGCTGCACGGCGGTGGCCTGACGCTGGATGATGCTTGGAGCGACGGGGCACGGTTTGTCATCACTCTCCCGAACAAGCAGTCATGA
- the queF gene encoding preQ(1) synthase — protein sequence MTVAADSLSLLGRSESRLPASPDEAKLETFPNRTPGRNYRITLNCPEFSSLCPVTGQPDCAHVEIVYVPDQLCVETKSLKFYLAAYRNFPSFNEAIVNRILDDLVKATSPKQMTVRGDFGARGGIQLSCEARYPDFEDEDAVECGGGGCGHAH from the coding sequence ATGACTGTTGCCGCTGACTCCCTCTCCCTTCTGGGGCGCTCTGAATCCCGTCTGCCCGCTTCTCCGGATGAGGCCAAGCTGGAGACCTTTCCCAACCGCACACCGGGGCGCAACTACCGGATCACGCTCAACTGCCCGGAGTTCTCCTCCCTTTGTCCGGTGACCGGGCAGCCGGACTGCGCGCATGTGGAGATCGTGTATGTGCCGGACCAGCTTTGTGTGGAGACCAAGTCGCTGAAGTTCTACCTTGCTGCGTACCGGAATTTCCCTTCGTTCAACGAGGCTATTGTGAACCGCATTCTGGATGATCTGGTGAAGGCGACCTCGCCCAAGCAGATGACCGTGCGGGGTGATTTCGGTGCCCGTGGCGGCATCCAGCTCAGCTGCGAAGCCCGCTACCCGGACTTCGAAGATGAGGACGCTGTGGAGTGTGGCGGCGGTGGTTGCGGTCACGCTCACTGA